A single Acetivibrio cellulolyticus CD2 DNA region contains:
- a CDS encoding helix-turn-helix domain-containing protein has product MSQINNTAKTKKYKHLKARERYSIEILLKEGLKPYEIAQRMQRGIRTIEREISRGKIKLVNSDLTYREEYCADVGQRIYYENARNKGPGLKIGKDHKLVKHIEKKIV; this is encoded by the coding sequence ATGAGCCAGATTAATAATACCGCAAAAACAAAAAAATATAAACACCTAAAAGCAAGAGAAAGATATAGTATTGAAATATTGTTAAAAGAGGGATTAAAACCTTATGAAATAGCACAGCGCATGCAAAGAGGTATCAGAACAATAGAAAGAGAAATATCGAGGGGAAAGATAAAGCTTGTGAACTCTGATTTGACTTACAGAGAAGAATATTGTGCAGATGTAGGGCAACGAATATATTATGAGAATGCAAGGAACAAAGGACCTGGATTAAAGATAGGTAAAGACCACAAATTAGTCAAACACATAGAAAAAAAGATTGT
- a CDS encoding IS30 family transposase, whose translation KREGKGAVLLVLSERSIREEIIIKMPSKTQESVVAALDCLEKKYGKSFKDKFKTITVDNGSEFLDYEGIERSVRAGKDKRVKLYYAHPYSSWERGTNENTNKLIRRFIPKGTDIGRISKKTIKWIETWINNYPRRILAYKSAIDMAAS comes from the coding sequence AAACGTGAAGGGAAAGGTGCAGTATTACTGGTTTTAAGTGAGAGAAGTATACGCGAGGAAATAATAATCAAAATGCCATCAAAGACACAAGAATCAGTAGTAGCAGCACTAGATTGTTTGGAGAAGAAATATGGTAAATCATTTAAGGATAAATTCAAAACAATAACAGTGGATAATGGTAGTGAATTTCTTGATTATGAAGGCATAGAACGGTCTGTGAGGGCTGGAAAAGATAAAAGGGTGAAACTATATTATGCACATCCATATAGCTCCTGGGAAAGAGGCACAAACGAAAATACAAACAAGCTAATACGCCGATTTATACCAAAAGGAACAGATATAGGGAGAATAAGTAAAAAGACGATAAAATGGATAGAAACATGGATAAATAACTATCCAAGACGAATATTAGCATATAAGTCTGCAATTGATATGGCTGCAAGTTAA